In Blautia sp. SC05B48, a single genomic region encodes these proteins:
- a CDS encoding corrinoid protein, with product MSKITEVAELVEKGKAKLVGAAVQSALDEGCEATEILNSMIDAMAVVGERFKNGEIFVPEMLVAARAMKKGVEVLKPHLASGATGSMGKLIIATVAGDLHDIGKNLVAMMIESAGFEVIDLGVDVPASKVIECYKENPDVKVIALSALLTTTMPALKDTVAALNAEDFRSNVKIMVGGAPITKEFADEIGADGYSEDAASAAVLAKALAA from the coding sequence ATGTCAAAAATCACAGAAGTAGCAGAATTGGTAGAAAAAGGAAAAGCAAAACTTGTAGGTGCAGCTGTACAGTCAGCTCTTGATGAAGGCTGTGAGGCAACAGAGATTCTTAACAGCATGATCGATGCAATGGCTGTTGTAGGTGAAAGATTTAAAAACGGAGAAATCTTTGTTCCGGAAATGCTGGTAGCAGCCCGTGCAATGAAAAAAGGTGTTGAGGTTCTGAAACCGCATCTTGCATCCGGCGCTACAGGAAGTATGGGAAAACTTATCATCGCTACTGTAGCAGGAGATCTTCATGATATCGGGAAGAATCTTGTTGCGATGATGATCGAAAGTGCCGGCTTTGAAGTTATTGATCTCGGTGTTGATGTACCTGCATCGAAGGTTATTGAATGTTACAAAGAAAATCCGGATGTTAAGGTAATTGCACTTTCAGCGCTGCTCACAACTACAATGCCGGCTCTGAAGGATACAGTTGCAGCACTTAATGCGGAAGATTTCAGAAGCAATGTTAAGATCATGGTTGGAGGAGCACCGATCACGAAGGAATTTGCAGATGAGATCGGCGCAGATGGATATTCAGAAGATGCAGCAAGCGCAGCAGTTCTTGCAAAAGCTTTGGCAGCATAA
- the metA gene encoding homoserine O-acetyltransferase MetA yields MPIKTQGDLPVKEILERENIFVMDEKRAMHQDIRPIQILILNLMPLKEETELQLLRSLSNTPLQVDVTFMAVESHEAKNTSLSHLNKFYETFTDIKKRKFDGMIITGAPVEQMPFEEVDYWNELTEIMDWTEKHVTSTIFLCWAAQASLYHFYGLEKKPLDKKMFGLFQHRVLNRKIPLVRGFDDVFLAPHSRHTEVPIADIHACKDLTVLAESEEAGLFLAMAEGGRKIFVMGHPEYDRVTLDGEYKRDLAKGLPIEIPKNYYKDDDPNNKPLLTWRAHANNLYTNWLNYYVYQSTPYDLYGTPDFREL; encoded by the coding sequence ATGCCGATCAAAACACAGGGGGATCTTCCGGTAAAGGAGATCCTGGAGAGAGAAAATATATTTGTAATGGACGAAAAACGTGCCATGCACCAGGATATCCGTCCGATCCAGATTCTGATCCTGAATCTGATGCCGCTGAAAGAAGAAACAGAGCTGCAGCTTCTGCGTTCTCTTTCCAATACACCGCTGCAGGTGGATGTAACATTTATGGCTGTGGAGAGCCATGAAGCGAAGAATACATCACTCAGCCATCTGAACAAGTTTTATGAAACGTTCACCGATATAAAGAAACGTAAATTTGATGGAATGATCATTACAGGAGCACCGGTGGAGCAGATGCCTTTTGAGGAAGTGGATTACTGGAATGAGCTGACTGAGATCATGGATTGGACTGAGAAGCATGTGACTTCCACAATCTTTCTCTGCTGGGCAGCGCAGGCCAGTCTCTATCATTTTTATGGTCTGGAGAAAAAACCTCTGGATAAAAAAATGTTCGGACTTTTCCAGCACAGGGTACTGAACCGTAAGATCCCGCTGGTCCGGGGCTTTGATGATGTATTTCTTGCGCCGCATTCCAGACACACAGAAGTTCCCATTGCAGATATCCATGCATGCAAAGACCTTACAGTCCTGGCGGAAAGCGAAGAGGCTGGTCTGTTCCTTGCAATGGCGGAGGGAGGCCGTAAAATCTTTGTTATGGGACATCCGGAATACGACCGCGTGACTTTGGATGGCGAATATAAGAGAGACCTTGCCAAGGGTCTGCCTATTGAAATCCCAAAAAACTATTACAAAGATGACGATCCAAACAACAAACCACTCCTCACCTGGAGAGCCCATGCCAACAATCTGTATACGAACTGGCTGAATTATTACGTATACCAGAGTACTCCGTATGACCTGTACGGGACACCGGATTTTAGGGAACTGTAA
- the ligA gene encoding NAD-dependent DNA ligase LigA, with product MNESSIKKMKELGEKLREASRAYYQEDREIMSNVEYDALYDTLSALEKETGIVLADSPTVNVGYEAVEQLPKEEHERPMLSLDKTKEREALREFIGEHPTLLSWKLDGLTIVLTYENGELIKAVTRGNGIVGEVITNNARVFKNIPLKISFKGRLVLRGEAIITYSDFEKINETIGDADAKYKNPRNLCSGSVRQLNNEITAKRNVRFYAFSLVSAEGVDFRNSREVQFRWLNEQGFEVVEYRKVTAETLDEAMDYFAEAVTTNDFPSDGLVALYDDIAYGESLGTTAKFPRNAMAFKWADEMRDTRLLEIEWSPSRTGLINPVAIFEPVELEGTTVSRASVHNISIMKELKLGIGDTIRVYKANMIIPQIAENLTGSGNAPIPHNCPACGQETIVKKENDVECLFCVNPGCPAKKIKSFGLFTSRDAMNIDGLSEATLEKFIARGFIHDFGDIFEISRYKDEIVEMEGFGQKSYDNLMESLERAKETTLPRVIYSLGIANIGLANAKVICRHFDNDLDRIRHASLEEVSDIDTIGPVIAGNLVAYFKDEDNNRRLDHLMSFLHIQEDSPKQEQIFEGMNFVITGSLVHFGNRSEAKELIESLGGKVTGSVTKKTNYLINNDIQSNSSKNKKARELGIPILSEEDFRKLAGVQ from the coding sequence ATGAACGAATCATCCATAAAAAAAATGAAAGAGCTGGGAGAAAAACTCCGGGAAGCGTCCAGGGCCTATTATCAGGAAGACAGGGAGATCATGTCCAACGTGGAGTACGACGCCCTGTACGACACTCTGAGCGCGCTGGAGAAAGAAACAGGGATCGTTCTGGCAGACAGTCCAACCGTTAATGTAGGATATGAGGCAGTGGAACAGCTTCCCAAGGAGGAACATGAGAGACCGATGCTGTCTCTGGACAAGACTAAAGAGAGAGAAGCTTTGAGAGAGTTTATAGGGGAACATCCTACACTTTTATCCTGGAAGCTGGATGGCTTGACGATCGTGCTTACCTATGAAAACGGAGAGCTTATAAAGGCAGTTACCAGGGGGAATGGTATTGTGGGAGAGGTTATTACCAATAATGCCAGAGTATTTAAGAACATACCCCTGAAAATTTCTTTTAAAGGGAGACTGGTCCTTCGCGGAGAAGCCATCATTACCTATTCGGATTTTGAAAAGATCAACGAAACCATCGGAGATGCAGACGCCAAATACAAAAATCCCAGAAATCTCTGCAGTGGTTCTGTCCGTCAGCTGAATAATGAAATTACAGCGAAGAGAAACGTACGGTTTTATGCTTTTTCTTTAGTGAGTGCGGAAGGTGTGGATTTCCGAAATTCCAGGGAGGTGCAGTTCCGGTGGCTGAATGAACAGGGCTTTGAGGTTGTGGAATATCGAAAAGTCACAGCAGAAACTCTGGATGAAGCGATGGATTACTTTGCGGAAGCAGTTACGACCAATGATTTTCCGTCAGATGGGCTTGTGGCATTGTATGATGATATTGCTTACGGAGAATCTCTGGGAACTACGGCCAAGTTTCCAAGGAATGCCATGGCATTTAAATGGGCCGATGAGATGCGTGATACGAGACTTCTGGAGATTGAGTGGAGCCCGTCCAGGACCGGATTGATCAATCCGGTAGCAATTTTTGAGCCGGTGGAACTGGAAGGCACCACAGTGAGCAGAGCCAGTGTGCATAACATCAGTATCATGAAAGAACTGAAACTGGGGATCGGAGATACCATTCGTGTATACAAAGCAAATATGATCATTCCTCAGATCGCGGAAAATCTGACCGGAAGCGGCAATGCACCGATCCCGCATAACTGCCCGGCCTGCGGACAGGAAACGATAGTGAAGAAAGAAAACGATGTGGAATGTCTTTTCTGCGTCAATCCGGGGTGCCCGGCCAAGAAGATCAAGTCCTTTGGGCTTTTTACAAGCAGGGATGCCATGAATATCGACGGACTTTCCGAGGCAACACTGGAGAAATTTATTGCCAGGGGATTTATCCATGACTTTGGCGATATTTTTGAGATCAGCCGGTATAAAGATGAGATTGTGGAAATGGAGGGCTTTGGGCAGAAATCCTATGATAATCTTATGGAAAGTCTGGAACGGGCGAAAGAGACTACACTTCCAAGGGTGATCTACAGTCTTGGGATCGCAAATATCGGTCTGGCTAATGCAAAAGTGATCTGCCGCCATTTTGACAATGATCTGGACAGGATACGTCATGCCAGTCTGGAAGAGGTCAGTGATATTGATACCATCGGGCCGGTCATTGCCGGAAATCTGGTAGCTTATTTTAAGGATGAGGATAACAATCGCCGCCTGGATCATCTGATGAGCTTTCTTCATATTCAGGAGGACAGTCCCAAACAGGAACAGATCTTTGAAGGAATGAATTTTGTGATCACAGGAAGTCTGGTGCACTTTGGAAATCGAAGTGAGGCCAAAGAGCTGATCGAATCCCTGGGAGGCAAGGTTACCGGTTCAGTTACCAAAAAGACCAATTATCTGATCAATAACGACATCCAGTCAAATTCATCCAAAAACAAAAAGGCAAGAGAACTGGGGATTCCGATCCTTTCAGAAGAAGATTTTCGGAAACTTGCCGGAGTACAGTAA
- a CDS encoding arylamine N-acetyltransferase family protein, whose protein sequence is MNDREREAYLNRIGYEGELRTDKKCLEKIMELHLCSIPFENLEVFDDGRVPSLRSEDIYEKIIVRKRGGYCFELNKLFYELLKALDFRVIPVAVRILWNREELPPVLHRATLVIFEEGSYYCDVGYGGPGPKKPVLMKDGIHREKNGWYRVNMKPGNTNGEILVERKKEEKYLPILRFSQIPAVEADFELLNFYCAKSPDVLFTRKRVVSICRPEGSVALTGDVLTIQKEDGSIETKISDSEETIRLWMEHYFGLEFLQI, encoded by the coding sequence ATGAATGACAGAGAACGGGAGGCATATCTGAACAGGATCGGATATGAGGGGGAATTAAGAACAGATAAAAAATGTCTGGAAAAGATAATGGAACTTCATCTATGCAGTATTCCCTTTGAAAATCTGGAAGTTTTTGACGATGGAAGGGTTCCTTCTCTGAGGTCGGAAGATATTTATGAGAAGATCATTGTCAGAAAACGAGGCGGATATTGCTTTGAGCTGAATAAATTGTTTTATGAGCTTCTGAAAGCTTTGGATTTCCGTGTGATCCCTGTGGCGGTAAGGATATTGTGGAACCGGGAAGAGCTTCCGCCGGTCCTGCACCGGGCAACGCTTGTTATTTTTGAGGAAGGAAGCTATTACTGTGATGTAGGATACGGAGGCCCCGGACCCAAGAAGCCGGTTCTTATGAAGGATGGTATCCACAGAGAAAAAAACGGATGGTACCGTGTTAACATGAAACCGGGAAATACAAACGGAGAGATTCTTGTTGAACGAAAGAAAGAAGAAAAATATCTGCCAATACTCAGATTTTCACAGATTCCTGCAGTAGAAGCAGATTTTGAACTGTTGAATTTCTATTGTGCAAAATCTCCGGATGTATTGTTTACCAGAAAAAGAGTGGTGAGCATTTGCAGACCGGAAGGAAGTGTTGCGCTGACCGGGGATGTTCTTACGATCCAGAAGGAAGATGGATCCATTGAAACGAAAATAAGCGATTCGGAAGAAACCATCAGGCTATGGATGGAACATTATTTCGGATTGGAGTTTTTACAGATATAA
- a CDS encoding ASKHA domain-containing protein has protein sequence MYRIKFIREEKEILVEPGTRILEAERKAKLVPDAPCGGRGKCGKCRVKIEDHMVLACQTEIHSDLEVDTLSGCREEEILTEGMQRPVAFRPDLKQKKVILEKPETGDNRSEWQRLTEQLDVEKPVLPDTEIASKLYGCRKEAEEWYVICAGNEILDISREEKKICFAAFDIGTTTVVGYLMDALTGKQLALKSRMNPQTQYGADVIMRADHALEHGVEQLSGCIRNAVDEMLQELAEEAGRSRSDICQVSVVGNTCMHHLFLGISPASLVHAPYNPAISQGLTLNAEQYGLHIHRKGQLLILPDIAGYVGADTCGCILTLRQDQQNEISLMIDIGTNGEMVLGNKTRLACCSTAAGPAFEGAKIECGMRGGAGAVDHVVYKDGKWEYTTIGNKAPAGLCGSGLIDLVAQLYLAGFIDESGHLESGQEKAGVFVLVPPEKSGNDRGVYLTQKDIGEVQLAKAAIAAGIFLLMKRLEITEKDIKRVYLAGAFGNYMNPESAAVIGMFPAGLLPRIQPVGNAAGEGARIALLNEEERKEMDRIVKNMDFVELAASPEFQDCFVDGLCFP, from the coding sequence ATGTACCGAATAAAATTTATCAGGGAGGAAAAGGAGATCCTGGTGGAACCGGGTACCAGGATCCTTGAGGCGGAAAGAAAAGCAAAGCTGGTTCCTGATGCACCTTGCGGAGGCCGGGGAAAGTGCGGGAAATGTCGTGTTAAAATAGAGGATCACATGGTGCTTGCATGTCAGACGGAAATCCACAGTGACCTTGAAGTAGATACATTGTCCGGATGCCGGGAAGAGGAGATCCTTACAGAAGGAATGCAGAGACCGGTTGCGTTCAGGCCTGATCTGAAACAGAAAAAAGTTATTCTTGAGAAACCGGAGACAGGAGATAACCGCTCTGAATGGCAGCGGCTGACAGAGCAGCTGGATGTGGAAAAACCTGTTCTGCCTGATACTGAAATTGCATCGAAGCTTTACGGCTGCAGAAAAGAAGCAGAAGAATGGTATGTGATCTGTGCAGGAAATGAAATCTTGGATATCAGCAGAGAAGAGAAAAAAATCTGTTTTGCGGCTTTTGATATAGGTACAACGACGGTGGTCGGCTATCTTATGGATGCATTAACCGGGAAGCAGCTGGCTCTGAAGAGCAGAATGAACCCACAGACTCAGTATGGCGCAGATGTGATCATGCGTGCGGATCATGCTCTGGAGCATGGCGTAGAGCAGCTGTCCGGTTGCATACGAAATGCGGTTGATGAAATGCTCCAGGAACTGGCAGAGGAAGCAGGAAGAAGCAGATCAGATATCTGTCAGGTATCAGTGGTAGGAAATACCTGCATGCATCATCTTTTTCTTGGGATTTCTCCGGCATCGCTGGTCCATGCGCCGTATAATCCGGCGATCAGTCAGGGACTTACACTGAATGCAGAGCAATATGGGCTCCATATCCACAGAAAGGGGCAACTGCTTATACTGCCTGATATAGCCGGGTATGTAGGGGCAGATACCTGTGGCTGCATTTTGACGCTCAGACAGGATCAGCAGAACGAGATCAGCCTTATGATCGATATTGGAACGAACGGGGAGATGGTCCTCGGAAATAAAACGAGATTAGCCTGCTGTTCAACAGCTGCCGGTCCGGCATTTGAAGGTGCGAAGATCGAGTGCGGGATGCGCGGAGGAGCAGGAGCAGTAGATCATGTAGTATACAAAGATGGAAAATGGGAATACACAACCATAGGAAATAAGGCTCCGGCAGGCTTATGCGGCTCAGGTCTGATCGATCTTGTGGCACAGCTGTACCTGGCTGGTTTTATTGATGAAAGTGGCCATCTGGAAAGCGGCCAGGAAAAGGCAGGAGTGTTTGTGCTAGTACCTCCGGAAAAGTCGGGGAATGACAGGGGCGTTTATCTGACACAGAAGGATATCGGAGAGGTGCAGCTGGCAAAAGCGGCTATCGCAGCGGGAATTTTTCTCCTTATGAAAAGACTGGAGATCACGGAAAAGGATATTAAACGGGTCTATCTTGCCGGTGCATTCGGCAATTACATGAATCCGGAAAGTGCGGCGGTGATCGGGATGTTCCCGGCCGGGCTGCTGCCCAGGATACAGCCGGTGGGAAATGCAGCCGGAGAAGGTGCCAGGATCGCGCTTCTGAATGAAGAGGAAAGAAAAGAAATGGATCGGATTGTCAAAAATATGGATTTTGTGGAGCTGGCAGCTTCGCCGGAGTTCCAGGACTGTTTTGTGGATGGCTTATGCTTTCCGTAA
- a CDS encoding PucR family transcriptional regulator has protein sequence MNKREHFVNSPHTGFHLNLQIIADDFAEKKEDVSILCREDPLTLDGLRIYQAGALLKPCYLYLVFGNSLSESFLRYQNIAFVVVGSGDLSCFSESCRILHIKGTLSFSEIFNQIQQTFDRYSDWDSKLQLALGSIDPLNEMLEASLDIFHNPVFAHDTNFYILSSPRHVTGMSEWVHDQRTGRLIAPLSLIQDFKLDAEYQRTLITHGTNIYSEELRGYRILYMNLWVSGNYQGRICVDELQTEIQPGHFSALEYLGSFIELCIRRHNLFQISMGNDSRQFFTEYLSGKLTELQAVTDQIQYLNWNRHDRYLVLRLETQQQDDRMHSSIATLGHIEAQIPEGLAFTYQQGIVVIVNLSFKHSVSSDVISSLAIIMREGLFKMGVSSEFRDFFLIPQGYIQAVSALRLGKKSQSMVWCYHFDAYLLEYMLSQISHQISPELLVSSRLDALQNYDRKNNTELYHTLKVYLEHERNSLQTARELFIHRSSLTYRLERIRKLTKIDLDDPKDRLLLQLCFLLQEKDQTVT, from the coding sequence TTGAATAAAAGAGAGCATTTCGTGAATAGCCCGCATACCGGCTTCCATCTTAATCTCCAGATCATTGCTGACGATTTTGCGGAGAAAAAAGAGGATGTTTCCATCCTCTGCCGTGAAGACCCCCTGACGCTGGATGGTCTTCGCATATATCAGGCAGGAGCCCTGCTGAAGCCATGCTACCTTTATCTTGTCTTCGGCAATTCTCTTTCCGAAAGTTTCCTGCGATACCAGAACATCGCATTTGTAGTGGTGGGTTCCGGTGATCTTTCCTGTTTTTCCGAAAGCTGCAGGATCCTTCACATAAAGGGCACCCTTTCTTTTTCTGAGATCTTCAACCAGATACAGCAGACCTTTGACAGATATTCTGACTGGGACAGCAAACTCCAGCTTGCACTTGGAAGTATCGATCCGCTGAATGAGATGCTGGAAGCCAGTCTGGATATATTTCATAATCCGGTTTTTGCCCACGACACCAACTTCTATATCCTTTCTTCTCCCCGGCACGTAACCGGTATGTCCGAATGGGTCCATGACCAGCGTACAGGAAGACTCATCGCACCTTTAAGCCTGATTCAGGATTTCAAGCTTGACGCCGAATACCAGCGCACACTTATCACCCACGGCACCAATATTTATTCCGAAGAGCTCCGCGGTTACCGTATCCTCTACATGAATCTCTGGGTCAGCGGCAATTATCAGGGTCGGATTTGTGTGGATGAGCTTCAGACGGAGATACAGCCCGGGCATTTTTCTGCTCTTGAGTATCTTGGCTCCTTTATCGAACTGTGTATCCGTCGGCACAATCTGTTCCAGATCTCAATGGGAAATGACTCCCGGCAGTTTTTCACGGAGTATCTTTCCGGAAAGCTCACAGAGCTACAGGCAGTTACCGATCAGATTCAGTATCTGAACTGGAACCGTCATGACCGGTATCTTGTACTTCGTCTGGAAACCCAGCAGCAAGATGACCGTATGCACTCTTCCATCGCCACACTTGGACACATTGAAGCCCAGATCCCGGAAGGTCTGGCCTTTACCTATCAGCAGGGAATCGTTGTGATCGTTAATCTGTCCTTTAAGCACTCTGTATCTTCCGATGTTATCAGTTCACTTGCGATCATCATGCGCGAAGGGCTTTTTAAAATGGGAGTAAGCTCTGAATTTCGTGATTTTTTCCTGATCCCTCAGGGCTATATTCAGGCTGTTTCCGCCTTGCGCCTGGGCAAAAAAAGCCAGAGCATGGTCTGGTGCTATCATTTTGATGCTTATCTTCTGGAATATATGCTTTCCCAGATCAGCCATCAGATCAGTCCCGAGCTTCTGGTCTCTTCACGGCTGGATGCACTGCAGAATTATGACCGAAAAAACAATACTGAACTGTATCACACACTCAAGGTCTATCTGGAGCACGAACGCAATTCTCTTCAGACAGCCCGTGAGCTTTTTATACACAGAAGCTCCCTGACCTACCGCCTGGAGCGCATCCGGAAGCTCACAAAGATTGATCTGGATGATCCGAAAGACCGGCTTCTTCTGCAGCTCTGCTTTCTTCTGCAGGAAAAGGACCAGACTGTCACCTGA
- a CDS encoding N-acetylmuramoyl-L-alanine amidase family protein gives MSERTPRIKRLLIFITVFLCLICGILFTQSSAGPFENSSTSVISVNTSDISAIEPGSDRDHHTDASISSGAPSPSATPSPVPTEIPETEQVSPEAENGVWTPDGTNWKFMVDGTAYTGWLTDTDAHRYYFNKDGIMQTGWITLGKKRYYLDEDGIMQTGTITVNGKKYTLAADGSLKK, from the coding sequence ATGTCAGAACGTACTCCACGTATAAAACGGCTGCTGATCTTTATCACTGTTTTCCTGTGTCTGATCTGCGGTATTCTCTTTACCCAGTCATCGGCCGGTCCTTTTGAAAACAGCAGTACTTCCGTAATTTCCGTAAATACAAGCGATATTTCGGCTATTGAACCAGGTTCAGATCGCGATCACCATACAGATGCATCTATATCTTCCGGCGCTCCCTCACCTTCCGCCACACCGTCTCCTGTTCCCACAGAGATTCCCGAAACAGAACAGGTTTCGCCGGAGGCAGAAAACGGAGTCTGGACACCGGATGGTACCAACTGGAAATTTATGGTTGACGGAACCGCCTATACCGGATGGCTTACCGATACAGATGCTCATCGATATTATTTCAACAAGGATGGGATCATGCAGACCGGCTGGATCACCCTGGGCAAAAAACGTTATTATCTGGACGAAGACGGAATCATGCAGACCGGAACCATCACCGTAAATGGAAAAAAATACACATTGGCAGCAGACGGTTCACTCAAAAAATGA
- a CDS encoding methyltetrahydrofolate cobalamin methyltransferase, whose translation MIIIGEKINGSIPSVAEAIANRDAEFIKQRALAQANSGASYIDCCASVPEAEEVETLKWMIDCIQEVTDLPISIDSPSADVLTEAYKFCRKPGIFNSVSGEGDKIDKIFPLMAQPENKGWQVIALLSDDTGIPKSAEDRLKVFDKIMAKAKEYGISPDRIHIDPLVEMLCTSEDGIAMNVEVISSVRKQYPMIHITAAISNISFNLPVRKLINFGFVVLAMNAGLDSAIMDPTNRDMLGLVYATEALLGLDDYCMEYIGAYREGLIGPVKK comes from the coding sequence ATGATAATCATAGGTGAAAAGATCAATGGATCTATCCCCTCTGTGGCGGAGGCGATCGCAAACAGAGATGCAGAATTCATCAAGCAGCGGGCACTTGCTCAGGCAAACTCAGGAGCAAGCTATATCGATTGCTGCGCATCTGTTCCGGAAGCAGAAGAAGTAGAAACCTTGAAATGGATGATCGACTGTATTCAGGAAGTGACAGATCTTCCGATTTCCATAGACAGTCCCAGCGCAGATGTTCTTACAGAAGCTTACAAATTCTGCAGAAAACCGGGTATTTTTAACTCTGTATCCGGTGAGGGAGATAAGATCGATAAGATTTTTCCTCTTATGGCACAGCCTGAAAATAAAGGGTGGCAGGTTATCGCACTTCTAAGCGATGATACAGGTATCCCCAAAAGTGCGGAAGACAGGCTGAAGGTATTTGACAAGATCATGGCAAAAGCAAAAGAGTACGGAATTTCACCGGATCGTATCCATATTGATCCATTGGTTGAGATGCTCTGTACATCTGAAGATGGTATTGCGATGAACGTGGAAGTAATTTCAAGTGTTCGTAAACAGTATCCGATGATCCACATTACAGCGGCGATCAGCAACATTTCCTTCAATCTGCCGGTACGTAAGCTTATCAATTTCGGATTTGTGGTACTTGCAATGAATGCCGGCCTTGACAGCGCGATCATGGATCCTACAAACAGAGATATGCTTGGACTTGTATATGCAACAGAGGCATTGCTTGGTCTGGATGATTACTGTATGGAATACATCGGAGCATACAGAGAAGGTCTGATCGGACCTGTAAAAAAATAA
- a CDS encoding DUF2284 domain-containing protein, with product MLNIKELEEMGKKAGFSHVALLKSDSIELMPEVREMCKNNTCHMYAKRWSCPPGCGDLEVCRKNIEKYREGIIVQTVGKLEDPLDGETMMETEAVHKQNFYEFEKVLRERWPGMLPIGAGCCTKCKTCTYPDAPCRFPEQAFSSMEAYGMLVTQVCQANGLEYYYGPCTIAYTSCYLLE from the coding sequence ATGCTAAATATAAAAGAACTGGAAGAAATGGGAAAAAAGGCAGGATTTTCCCATGTAGCGCTTCTGAAGAGCGATTCGATCGAGCTTATGCCGGAAGTAAGGGAAATGTGCAAAAATAATACCTGCCATATGTATGCAAAACGCTGGAGCTGTCCTCCTGGATGCGGAGATCTTGAAGTATGTAGAAAAAATATAGAAAAGTACAGGGAAGGCATTATTGTCCAGACAGTGGGGAAACTGGAGGATCCTCTGGACGGAGAGACGATGATGGAGACAGAAGCGGTTCATAAACAGAATTTTTATGAATTTGAAAAAGTGCTCAGAGAAAGATGGCCGGGCATGCTCCCCATAGGGGCCGGGTGCTGTACAAAATGTAAAACGTGTACATATCCGGATGCTCCATGCCGTTTCCCCGAACAGGCATTTTCTTCGATGGAAGCCTATGGAATGCTGGTAACACAGGTATGCCAGGCAAATGGTCTGGAATACTATTATGGTCCCTGCACGATCGCCTATACCAGCTGCTATCTTCTTGAATAG